The proteins below are encoded in one region of Carcharodon carcharias isolate sCarCar2 chromosome 2, sCarCar2.pri, whole genome shotgun sequence:
- the LOC121287524 gene encoding transcription cofactor HES-6-like gives MTATTFSNNVEKLSNAKEERKLRKPLIERKRRERINNCLDQLKETVVGAFRLDQSKLEKADILEMTVKHLQNVQNSRMIADSKIGLEAQQRYSAGYIQCMHEVHNLLLTCDWMDKTVGARLLNHLLKSLPRSSEDSRQPRLKTPTVNLQPAQTQLSSVTHGNMPSVNAASSGAVDSFPRSSPDQICNPGFKACGKNAEQFPVPTANLQQPASSPTQQLQEDLSFMHHPSAASSDVWRPW, from the exons ATGACTGCCACAACTTTTAGCAACAACGTGGAAAAACTCTCCAATGCCAAAGAGGAACGTAAG TTAAGAAAGCCTCTCATCGAGAGAAAAAGACGAGAACGGATCAATAACTGCCTCGATCAACTGAAAGAAACAGTAGTTGGTGCCTTTCGTCTGGAT CAATCAAAACTTGAAAAAGCCGATATCCTCGAGATGACAGTCAAACATCTTCAGAATGTTCAAAACAGCAGGATGATTG CCGATTCTAAAATTGGACTGGAGGCTCAGCAGAGATATAGTGCTGGCTACATCCAGTGTATGCATGAAGTTCACAACCTGCTCTTAACCTGCGATTGGATGGACAAAACCGTCGGGGCGCGCTTGTTGAATCACTTACTCAAGTCACTGCCTCGATCCAGCGAAGATTCGCGTCAGCCCAGACTGAAGACACCTACAGTTAACCTCCAACCTGCTCAGACTCAGCTCTCGTCGGTGACCCATGGGAACATGCCTTCAGTCAACGCCGCTTCCTCGGGAGCTGTGGATTCATTCCCTCGCTCATCTCCAGACCAAATCTGCAATCCTGGATTTAAAGCGTGCGGGAAAAACGCggaacaatttccagttcctacCGCAAACCTTCAGCAACCTGCCAGCTCGCCTACCCAACAGCTCCAAGAAGATTTATCCTTCATGCACCATCCATCGGCTGCATCATCAGATGTGTGGAGACCCTGGTGA